The Saccharomonospora glauca K62 genome has a segment encoding these proteins:
- a CDS encoding RNA polymerase sigma factor: MFSVPRQRKWWQRPSAGVDVLVENRAERGSANEREDSHPDLAGGDPEELFTRLFDTHAAALRSYFAGRVGGHVADDLVAETFLLALRKRGTYDPCRGPVRPWLYGIATNVLRGHTRKELRGLRATARMVGDAGTAVEAVEVRVAERVDAQQRTRRLAASLARLSRLDRDVLLLSAWAELTPTEIGQALDMPAGTVRSRLYRARRALRKALALQEREAGRGGRR, encoded by the coding sequence ATGTTCAGTGTTCCTCGGCAACGCAAGTGGTGGCAACGGCCAAGTGCCGGTGTGGACGTGTTGGTCGAGAACCGCGCCGAGCGGGGAAGCGCGAACGAACGGGAGGACTCCCACCCCGATCTCGCGGGTGGTGATCCCGAGGAGCTCTTCACTCGGCTTTTCGACACGCACGCGGCCGCGTTGCGCTCGTACTTCGCGGGGCGGGTCGGGGGGCATGTCGCCGACGACCTCGTCGCGGAGACGTTTCTGCTGGCGTTGCGCAAGCGTGGGACGTACGACCCGTGCCGAGGCCCGGTACGTCCGTGGCTGTACGGCATCGCCACGAACGTGTTGAGGGGACATACCAGGAAGGAGCTGAGGGGGTTGCGGGCGACCGCGCGAATGGTCGGGGACGCCGGGACGGCTGTCGAAGCGGTCGAGGTACGGGTCGCCGAGCGGGTGGACGCTCAGCAGCGCACTCGTCGGTTGGCGGCAAGCCTCGCGCGGCTGTCGCGCCTCGACCGCGATGTCCTGTTGTTGTCGGCGTGGGCCGAGTTGACTCCCACCGAGATCGGGCAGGCACTCGACATGCCCGCCGGAACGGTGCGATCCCGGCTGTACCGCGCCCGCCGGGCGCTTCGGAAGGCCCTGGCCCTCCAGGAGCGGGAGGCCGGGAGAGGAGGGCGACGGTGA
- a CDS encoding serine hydrolase: MSANSSRNRRALGVVAAALIGFVTGIIVAILGARMAPAVFEENTREAADTSDHFPQPPAQLLDHEFDDVGVVVFDRTRSRITVAYNAEEQFTSASLVKLLIAFDALERGASESDVHVMIAESHDAIAGQLWVEGDGPALVTEWANRLGLDGTEAPEEWGKWGDTLTTAADMVKVYRYLLEEAPPRTREVVLAALRASTPYGNDGFYQRFGIPDAAGGLPVAVKQGWACCTDERVLHTSGLVGDDDRYIVAVLSRTSREVDNETVSRNLTSYVARVLDAAGVDRESPLPTRIPVRPPNHG; encoded by the coding sequence ATGTCGGCAAACAGCTCAAGGAACCGACGGGCGCTGGGCGTCGTCGCGGCGGCGCTCATCGGCTTCGTCACAGGGATCATCGTCGCCATTCTCGGCGCCCGGATGGCGCCCGCGGTCTTCGAGGAGAACACTCGCGAGGCCGCCGACACCTCCGACCACTTCCCGCAGCCCCCGGCGCAGCTCCTCGACCACGAGTTCGACGACGTCGGCGTGGTGGTCTTCGACCGCACCCGGTCGCGGATCACCGTGGCGTACAACGCCGAGGAACAGTTCACCTCCGCGTCGCTGGTGAAGTTGCTGATCGCGTTCGACGCCCTGGAACGGGGTGCGTCCGAGTCCGACGTCCACGTCATGATCGCGGAAAGCCACGACGCCATCGCGGGACAGCTCTGGGTTGAGGGAGACGGACCCGCGTTGGTCACCGAATGGGCGAACCGGCTCGGCCTGGACGGCACCGAGGCGCCCGAGGAGTGGGGCAAGTGGGGCGACACGCTGACCACGGCCGCCGACATGGTGAAGGTCTACCGGTACCTGTTGGAGGAAGCGCCCCCGCGAACCCGTGAGGTGGTGTTGGCCGCGCTGCGGGCCTCGACCCCGTACGGCAACGACGGCTTCTACCAACGCTTCGGGATTCCCGACGCGGCGGGAGGGCTGCCGGTGGCGGTGAAACAGGGTTGGGCGTGCTGCACCGACGAACGTGTGCTGCACACCTCCGGCCTCGTGGGAGACGACGACCGCTACATCGTCGCGGTGCTCAGCCGTACCTCGCGGGAGGTCGATAACGAGACCGTCTCCCGGAACCTGACCTCCTACGTCGCGCGGGTGCTCGACGCGGCCGGTGTGGACCGGGAATCGCCCCTTCCGACGAGAATCCCGGTTCGACCCCCGAACCACGGGTAA
- a CDS encoding transketolase, whose translation MSVASVDHDMLTALGRQLRVDAVRAADFAGSGHPTSSLSAADLMAVLLARHLRYDFEAAQNPANDHLIFSKGHASPLLYAMYVAAGAISDEELRWYRSSGSRLQGHPTPALPWVSVATGSLGQGLGVGAGIALAGERLDRRDFRVWVLCGDGELAEGSMWEAFEYAGYERLRNLTAIVDVNRLGQRGPTRYGWDTATYARRISAFGWHVVEIDGHDVDRIDAAYAEAAESARPTAILARTRKGKGVRAVEDAEGAHGKPVPNAESAIAELGGRSEIRVEVAAPEYERPSPPGGERALAIPVYERGESVATRTAFGRALAAMGHARPDLVVLDGEVSDSTRTAYFADEHPDRFFECYIAEQQMTATAVGLSARGWLPFAATFAAFWSRAHDFVRMAAVSGVDLCLVGSHAGVSIGEDGPSQMGLEDLATFRALWRSTVLYPCDANSTAHLTAAMAEHSGIRYLRTTRADTPVLYGPEETFPVGGSKVLRSSEFDDVTIVAAGITVHEALGAAELLADDGVRARVVDLYSLKPVDVATLRRAAADTGRIVTVEDHWPEGGLGDAVLDALTESTVMPTVVKLGVSALPGSATPAEQLRHAGIDAESVAEAARELAGE comes from the coding sequence ATGTCGGTCGCCTCCGTGGATCACGACATGCTCACGGCGTTGGGCAGGCAACTTCGGGTGGACGCGGTGCGCGCCGCGGACTTCGCCGGGTCGGGGCATCCGACGTCGTCGCTGTCGGCGGCCGACCTCATGGCGGTGTTGCTGGCTCGCCATCTGCGCTACGACTTCGAGGCGGCGCAGAACCCCGCCAACGACCACCTGATCTTCTCGAAGGGACACGCGTCGCCGTTGCTGTACGCGATGTACGTGGCGGCGGGAGCCATCTCCGACGAGGAGCTGCGGTGGTACCGGTCGTCGGGCAGCCGGTTGCAGGGACATCCCACGCCCGCGTTGCCGTGGGTGAGCGTGGCCACCGGTTCGCTCGGGCAGGGACTCGGCGTCGGAGCGGGAATCGCGCTGGCGGGCGAACGGCTCGACCGGCGGGACTTCCGGGTGTGGGTCCTGTGCGGGGACGGCGAGCTCGCCGAGGGCTCGATGTGGGAGGCGTTCGAGTACGCCGGGTACGAGAGGTTGCGCAACCTGACGGCGATCGTGGACGTGAACCGCCTCGGCCAACGCGGCCCCACGCGGTACGGGTGGGACACCGCCACGTACGCCCGACGGATCTCCGCGTTCGGCTGGCACGTCGTCGAGATCGACGGGCACGACGTCGACCGGATCGACGCCGCCTACGCCGAGGCCGCCGAGAGCGCGCGGCCCACCGCGATCCTGGCCCGCACCCGCAAGGGCAAGGGCGTCCGCGCAGTGGAGGACGCCGAGGGAGCGCACGGCAAACCGGTGCCGAACGCCGAGTCCGCGATCGCCGAGCTGGGTGGGCGCAGTGAGATCCGCGTCGAGGTGGCGGCCCCGGAGTACGAGCGGCCCTCCCCACCCGGCGGGGAGAGAGCGCTGGCCATCCCCGTGTACGAGCGAGGCGAGTCGGTGGCGACCCGCACGGCCTTCGGCCGGGCCCTCGCCGCCATGGGACATGCGCGTCCCGATCTGGTGGTGCTCGACGGCGAGGTCAGCGACTCCACGCGCACCGCGTACTTCGCGGACGAGCACCCCGACCGCTTCTTCGAGTGCTACATCGCCGAACAGCAGATGACGGCGACGGCCGTCGGCTTGTCGGCGCGCGGCTGGCTGCCGTTCGCCGCCACCTTCGCCGCCTTCTGGAGCCGTGCCCACGACTTCGTCCGCATGGCCGCCGTCAGCGGAGTCGACCTTTGCCTCGTGGGCTCGCACGCGGGCGTGTCCATCGGCGAGGACGGCCCCTCGCAGATGGGGCTGGAGGATCTCGCGACGTTCCGGGCGCTGTGGCGTAGCACCGTGCTCTACCCGTGCGACGCGAACTCCACGGCGCACCTCACGGCGGCGATGGCCGAGCACTCCGGAATCCGGTACCTGCGCACCACTCGCGCCGACACACCCGTGTTGTACGGGCCCGAGGAGACGTTCCCCGTCGGGGGCAGCAAGGTGCTGCGGTCGTCCGAGTTCGACGACGTGACGATCGTGGCCGCGGGCATCACGGTGCACGAGGCCCTCGGGGCGGCCGAACTACTCGCCGACGACGGTGTGCGGGCCCGCGTCGTGGACCTGTACTCGCTGAAGCCGGTGGACGTGGCGACGCTGCGGCGGGCGGCGGCCGACACCGGGCGCATCGTCACCGTGGAGGATCACTGGCCGGAGGGTGGGCTCGGCGACGCGGTGCTGGACGCGCTGACCGAGTCCACCGTGATGCCCACGGTGGTCAAGCTCGGGGTCTCGGCGCTGCCGGGGTCCGCCACCCCCGCCGAGCAACTCCGTCACGCCGGTATCGACGCCGAGTCCGTGGCCGAGGCCGCGCGGGAGCTGGCGGGGGAGTGA
- a CDS encoding FtsK/SpoIIIE domain-containing protein, with product MRRKVLEERTRVTNALETLRHQLGLALGAARNAHSEAEAELTKLRLEQLVLSVGLDHAEDDPRLAEYRGDPAMNAVRSELEDVRSRFYSGWADGPDQLRALVASAAPGPAGRPPGEWLGKLGTFDGTRPPELWRIGEATVDASNVGREHGTTLSFDVAVPLLDESHLSITSAPKTRPTVDALVEGLLMRVLSTFAPGAVKVHLWDVGQLTAVLPNFYALSRTSAVTVHDPTRLVDLLDELAGHIRRIHAYTLQAGYPSLRAMREATGKRVEPWRIAVLYGNGEELATEHLRALKRVASGALAAGISLVLVDVPTVLGGSVETISLLDDRRAVTSMTGPNVEVRLDPALPSGQVANAASRLAEAIVTKQGGPRSFADLLPTEFGRESSARELRAPVGFHEGEPVEVVIGDATPHALIGGPSGSGKTNFLYALLGSLAARYSPDELALYLLDFKEGVSFAGLAPGKKDESWLPHARLVGVNVNTDREFGLALLRFLSDELRRRSAAAKEFEVTNIAELREQDPDGHWPRIVAVIDEFQYLFAERDSVTGMATALLEDLARRGRSQGIHLILASQDIAGIEAFWGKPAVFEQCTLRIAMPKARRVLAEGNQAAVSAPRWHAVVNHESGVAHGNQLAHIPDASSKDTFPVLQRQLWQRYATHARPRLFDGAVAPRLEDSPAFVACEPGVERPRALVGQAIEVTDNAHGVEMASAPGRNLAVMGSNTAEALAVLDAATRSLARQYEAGAVEFALGCALDSCLAEVRALADDLASCGHKADMVTADGIPSLVAEHVDRMSEQDKPRFLVLYGVDAVLPALERKEPGRPSALEHLRTLLKQGPVQELHVLGWWRGVARLKDTLGFGGTDEIGAWVALDVQGSELAAFCPGQVVHWSPRPGRALFFDRSTHASPEVTIPFHRPEVTDA from the coding sequence ATGCGACGCAAGGTCCTCGAAGAGCGCACGCGAGTGACGAACGCGCTGGAGACGCTGCGCCACCAGCTCGGACTCGCCCTCGGCGCCGCTCGTAACGCCCACTCCGAGGCCGAGGCCGAACTCACGAAGCTGCGCCTGGAACAACTCGTGCTGTCGGTGGGGCTCGATCACGCGGAGGACGACCCGAGACTCGCCGAGTACCGCGGTGATCCGGCCATGAACGCCGTGAGGTCGGAGCTGGAGGACGTACGCAGCCGCTTCTACTCCGGCTGGGCCGACGGTCCCGACCAGTTGCGTGCCCTCGTCGCCTCGGCGGCCCCCGGTCCCGCCGGCCGCCCTCCGGGGGAATGGCTCGGCAAACTCGGCACCTTCGACGGCACCCGTCCGCCCGAGCTGTGGCGCATCGGTGAGGCCACTGTGGACGCCTCGAACGTCGGCCGCGAGCACGGGACGACGTTGTCCTTCGACGTCGCCGTCCCGTTGCTCGACGAGTCGCACCTGTCGATCACCTCGGCACCGAAGACCCGACCCACCGTCGACGCCCTCGTCGAGGGGCTCCTGATGCGGGTGCTCAGCACCTTCGCACCGGGTGCGGTGAAGGTGCACCTGTGGGACGTCGGCCAGCTCACGGCGGTATTGCCGAACTTCTACGCGTTGAGCCGGACCAGCGCCGTCACCGTGCACGACCCCACTCGGCTGGTCGACCTGCTCGACGAACTCGCCGGGCACATCCGCCGCATCCACGCCTACACCCTGCAGGCGGGCTACCCGTCCCTGCGCGCGATGCGCGAAGCCACCGGCAAGCGTGTCGAGCCGTGGCGGATCGCCGTGCTGTACGGCAACGGCGAGGAGCTCGCGACCGAACACCTACGGGCGCTCAAACGCGTGGCCAGCGGGGCCCTCGCCGCGGGGATCTCGCTCGTCCTCGTGGACGTGCCCACGGTGTTGGGCGGCTCGGTGGAGACCATCTCCCTGCTCGACGATCGCCGCGCGGTGACGTCGATGACGGGACCGAACGTCGAAGTACGACTCGACCCGGCGTTGCCCTCGGGACAGGTGGCGAACGCGGCGTCCCGCCTCGCCGAGGCGATCGTCACCAAGCAGGGCGGGCCCCGCTCGTTCGCCGACCTGCTGCCGACGGAGTTCGGGCGGGAGTCCTCGGCACGGGAGTTGCGAGCTCCCGTCGGTTTCCACGAGGGCGAACCGGTCGAGGTGGTGATCGGGGACGCCACCCCGCACGCCCTGATCGGCGGACCGAGCGGCTCCGGCAAGACGAACTTCCTCTACGCGCTGCTGGGCAGTCTCGCGGCCCGCTACTCGCCCGACGAGTTGGCGCTGTACCTGCTGGACTTCAAGGAAGGGGTCTCCTTCGCCGGACTCGCGCCGGGCAAGAAGGACGAAAGTTGGCTCCCGCACGCCCGTCTGGTGGGCGTGAACGTCAACACCGACCGCGAGTTCGGGCTGGCGCTGCTGCGGTTCCTCTCCGACGAGTTGCGCCGTCGTTCGGCCGCGGCCAAGGAGTTCGAGGTCACCAACATCGCGGAACTCCGTGAGCAGGACCCGGACGGGCACTGGCCCCGGATCGTCGCCGTGATCGACGAGTTCCAGTACCTGTTCGCCGAACGCGACTCGGTGACGGGCATGGCCACCGCGCTGTTGGAGGACCTCGCGCGGCGTGGGCGCTCCCAGGGCATCCACCTGATCCTGGCCAGCCAGGACATCGCGGGCATCGAGGCGTTCTGGGGCAAGCCCGCGGTGTTCGAGCAGTGCACGCTACGGATCGCGATGCCCAAGGCGAGGCGGGTGCTGGCCGAGGGCAACCAGGCGGCCGTGTCGGCACCACGATGGCATGCCGTGGTGAACCACGAGTCCGGGGTCGCGCATGGCAACCAACTCGCGCACATCCCCGACGCCAGTTCGAAGGACACCTTCCCCGTCCTGCAGCGACAGTTGTGGCAGCGTTACGCCACGCACGCACGGCCGAGGTTGTTCGACGGCGCCGTCGCACCGCGGCTGGAGGACTCCCCCGCGTTCGTCGCGTGTGAGCCCGGCGTCGAACGGCCGAGAGCGCTCGTGGGACAGGCGATCGAGGTCACGGACAACGCTCACGGTGTCGAGATGGCCTCCGCGCCGGGACGCAACCTCGCGGTGATGGGCAGCAACACGGCCGAGGCCCTGGCCGTGCTCGACGCGGCCACCCGGTCGTTGGCCAGACAGTACGAGGCGGGCGCGGTCGAGTTCGCGCTCGGCTGTGCCCTGGACTCCTGCCTCGCCGAGGTGCGGGCGCTGGCCGACGACCTCGCTTCCTGTGGCCACAAGGCTGACATGGTGACGGCCGACGGCATTCCGTCGCTCGTCGCCGAACACGTCGATCGAATGTCCGAACAGGACAAACCTCGCTTCCTCGTGCTCTACGGGGTGGACGCGGTGCTGCCCGCGTTGGAACGCAAGGAACCCGGCCGGCCCAGCGCGCTGGAGCACCTTCGGACCCTGCTCAAACAGGGTCCGGTGCAGGAATTGCACGTGCTCGGCTGGTGGCGAGGAGTCGCCCGGCTCAAGGACACGCTCGGGTTCGGGGGCACCGACGAGATCGGGGCCTGGGTGGCACTCGACGTCCAGGGCAGCGAACTCGCGGCGTTCTGCCCCGGCCAGGTGGTGCACTGGTCGCCGAGACCGGGAAGGGCGTTGTTCTTCGACCGCAGCACCCATGCGAGCCCGGAGGTCACCATTCCGTTCCACCGCCCGGAGGTCACCGATGCCTGA
- a CDS encoding dynamin family protein — MKATPWLDVLDEAVRSCVAHDREDLAQRLRVRRAELAGPKVRVVILGGRGQGKSQLLNGLLGATVCAVGDDMTTTVPAVVEYASSPVAALVPGTRPPSVEARCGEDTLLLEGPVPSLPALTSAAERQSVSVDSATAVANRSSGVLRVEIGLPRKLLETGLTLVDTPAYGPEPNEHTHAALSTLPHADAVLLTTDVTRDLSPAEIDVLERVLGLCPTAAVVLTKTDLVPGWQRVVERNRARLERRGLPVTVFPVSSTLRLLAARTNDSRLNDESGFPALLSYLHRELMGNVDVLRRRCVGALTGLAVRQVVSPLRERLTELQRGGDAELIARYRTIGRQLELLQRESSRWQTMLSDEVADLTSDLDYDLRDRTRRILREADEYFEVADPAKDWPEFEEWLRDNLAAAAEANSRWLLDRFEWITRKLASAIAPHRADAFSPDEVLRGAPEGELGELRMPNIEKFTLGQKLFVGMRGSYSGLLMFGLATTLAGMSLINPISLGAGVAFGAKSVFEERGTRLKRRQATARNAAHRYVDDFFLAFGKESKDTVRLIHRELRDRCAAVAQELRTELGDAAQQVKQVIDAEATERGTAMRDVARRIDELELLRRRAEALAPRTVVRGLTA, encoded by the coding sequence ATGAAGGCAACCCCGTGGCTCGACGTGCTCGACGAGGCCGTTCGGTCGTGCGTCGCGCACGACCGCGAGGACCTCGCGCAACGTCTGCGGGTCCGTCGCGCCGAACTTGCCGGTCCGAAGGTCCGGGTGGTGATTCTCGGCGGACGGGGTCAGGGCAAGAGCCAACTCCTCAACGGACTGCTCGGTGCGACCGTGTGCGCGGTGGGGGACGACATGACCACCACCGTGCCCGCCGTGGTCGAGTACGCGTCCTCGCCCGTGGCCGCGCTCGTGCCCGGCACCCGGCCGCCGTCGGTGGAGGCCCGATGTGGTGAGGACACCCTTCTGCTGGAGGGCCCCGTGCCCAGCCTGCCGGCACTCACCAGTGCCGCTGAAAGACAGTCCGTTTCGGTCGATTCCGCCACCGCCGTCGCCAACCGCAGCAGTGGCGTGCTGAGGGTCGAGATCGGACTTCCGCGCAAACTGCTCGAAACGGGACTCACACTCGTCGACACACCGGCCTACGGGCCGGAACCTAACGAGCACACTCACGCGGCATTGTCGACGTTGCCCCACGCCGACGCCGTCTTGCTGACCACCGACGTGACCCGTGACCTCTCCCCGGCCGAGATCGACGTGTTGGAGCGCGTGCTCGGGTTGTGTCCCACGGCCGCCGTCGTGCTCACCAAGACCGACCTCGTGCCGGGGTGGCAGCGGGTGGTCGAACGCAACAGGGCCCGCCTCGAACGGCGAGGGCTGCCCGTGACGGTGTTTCCGGTGTCCTCGACACTGCGGCTGCTCGCGGCGAGGACGAACGACTCCCGGCTGAACGACGAGTCCGGTTTTCCCGCCCTGCTTTCGTACCTGCACCGGGAACTTATGGGAAACGTCGACGTGCTGCGGCGGCGTTGCGTCGGGGCGCTCACGGGGCTGGCGGTACGCCAGGTCGTGTCCCCGCTGCGAGAGCGGTTGACCGAGCTCCAGCGGGGCGGCGACGCCGAACTGATCGCCAGGTACCGGACCATCGGACGACAGCTCGAACTCCTGCAACGGGAGTCGTCGAGGTGGCAGACCATGCTCTCCGACGAGGTGGCCGACCTCACCTCGGACCTCGACTACGACCTGCGGGACCGCACCCGGCGCATCCTGCGTGAGGCCGACGAGTACTTCGAGGTGGCAGATCCCGCGAAGGACTGGCCGGAGTTCGAGGAATGGTTGCGCGACAACCTCGCGGCGGCGGCCGAGGCCAACTCCCGGTGGCTGCTCGACCGGTTCGAGTGGATCACCCGCAAGCTGGCGAGTGCCATCGCTCCCCATCGGGCCGACGCGTTCTCGCCGGACGAGGTACTGCGCGGGGCGCCGGAAGGCGAACTCGGCGAGCTACGGATGCCGAACATCGAGAAGTTCACCCTCGGCCAGAAGCTGTTCGTCGGGATGCGGGGCTCGTACAGCGGGTTGCTGATGTTCGGGCTCGCCACCACCCTCGCCGGGATGAGCCTCATCAACCCGATCTCGCTCGGGGCCGGGGTGGCGTTCGGCGCGAAGAGCGTGTTCGAGGAACGCGGGACGCGGCTCAAACGCAGGCAGGCCACGGCGCGTAACGCCGCCCACCGCTACGTCGACGACTTCTTCCTCGCCTTCGGCAAGGAGAGCAAGGACACCGTACGGCTGATCCACCGCGAGCTGCGTGACCGCTGCGCCGCCGTGGCGCAGGAGCTGCGGACGGAACTCGGCGACGCCGCACAACAGGTGAAGCAGGTGATCGACGCGGAGGCCACGGAGCGCGGTACCGCCATGCGAGACGTGGCCCGCCGGATCGACGAGCTCGAACTGCTGCGCAGGCGGGCCGAGGCGCTGGCACCGAGGACGGTTGTGCGAGGACTTACGGCATGA
- a CDS encoding IniB N-terminal domain-containing protein, whose protein sequence is MIHAQGETETEHEFTVSNPVEAPQEQTLYDFVSTLLNDATARAEFVQDPAGVLERAGLGDITAEDVQDVVPLVMDYNEKLVGVNALGETESGVVNGLDGAIEQLRGVAEAVSERVDLEGTDLGSGFGGVSGGGAATPDGASGVLRYDTEAAGGEVTGRLTEDGLNAGSYTDSPVGQIAGMGGFGPESAGGVAGVDSVLGNAGSVLDVSEDNVSGAGSLDTEHLDASVFGAADDDRADGGVGVRTDVGSGDGSVSLTDDGYVVGGSVQTPFGEYGVEVTDDGILGIPEIDTRGDLIDNLDADTLTRSSEAAASTVATYVASGGAALHGTVRSAAEEVSGDLPTELPADVVPSDVPAALPTDVPAEVAEAAEAPAVDEEVLSEPRDSLLEIDKPIQVIDLDSNLPNVANAVYDLAGELHEVRDNLATLPNQLGFETPAVQSEMPDLPVANPMPDSAEDAAQRVSDGVERVADTVSDSPLGGIAEKGEDLLSDATGIDDLDLGH, encoded by the coding sequence TTGATCCACGCACAGGGGGAGACGGAGACCGAGCACGAATTCACCGTCTCCAATCCGGTCGAGGCCCCGCAGGAGCAGACGCTGTACGACTTCGTGTCCACACTGCTCAATGACGCCACGGCGCGTGCCGAGTTCGTGCAGGACCCGGCCGGAGTGCTTGAGCGGGCGGGGCTCGGGGACATCACGGCCGAGGACGTCCAGGACGTGGTCCCGCTCGTCATGGACTACAACGAGAAGCTGGTGGGGGTGAACGCCCTCGGGGAGACCGAGTCCGGTGTCGTCAACGGGCTCGACGGAGCCATCGAGCAGCTCCGCGGCGTGGCCGAGGCGGTGAGCGAGCGTGTCGACCTGGAGGGCACGGACCTCGGGTCGGGATTCGGCGGTGTCTCGGGGGGCGGGGCCGCCACTCCCGACGGGGCGTCGGGCGTCCTGCGGTACGACACGGAAGCCGCCGGCGGTGAGGTCACGGGACGGCTCACCGAGGACGGTCTGAACGCCGGTTCCTACACCGACAGCCCGGTGGGCCAGATCGCCGGCATGGGCGGGTTCGGCCCGGAGAGCGCTGGCGGTGTGGCCGGTGTGGACAGTGTGCTCGGCAACGCCGGCAGCGTGCTGGACGTCAGCGAGGACAACGTGTCCGGTGCGGGCAGCCTCGACACGGAGCACCTCGACGCCAGCGTGTTCGGCGCCGCGGACGACGACCGCGCTGACGGGGGTGTGGGCGTGCGCACCGACGTGGGGTCGGGCGACGGGTCCGTGAGCCTGACCGACGACGGCTACGTCGTCGGCGGTTCGGTGCAGACGCCGTTCGGTGAGTACGGCGTCGAGGTGACCGACGACGGAATTCTGGGCATCCCCGAGATCGACACCAGGGGTGACCTGATCGACAACCTCGACGCCGACACGCTCACGCGGAGCAGCGAGGCGGCGGCGAGCACGGTGGCGACGTACGTGGCCTCCGGTGGGGCGGCGCTCCACGGAACGGTGCGTTCGGCGGCCGAGGAGGTGTCCGGCGACCTTCCGACGGAGCTGCCCGCGGACGTCGTTCCCTCGGACGTCCCCGCCGCGCTGCCCACGGACGTGCCCGCCGAGGTCGCCGAGGCCGCCGAGGCTCCGGCCGTCGACGAGGAGGTGCTCTCGGAGCCGAGGGACTCCCTGCTGGAGATCGACAAGCCCATCCAGGTGATCGACCTCGACAGCAACCTGCCCAACGTGGCCAACGCGGTGTACGACCTGGCCGGGGAGCTCCACGAGGTCCGGGACAACCTGGCCACTCTGCCGAACCAGCTCGGCTTCGAAACACCCGCGGTTCAGTCGGAGATGCCGGATCTGCCGGTCGCCAACCCGATGCCCGACTCCGCCGAGGACGCCGCGCAGCGGGTGAGCGACGGCGTCGAGCGGGTCGCCGACACCGTGAGTGACAGCCCGCTGGGTGGCATTGCGGAGAAGGGTGAAGATCTGCTCTCCGACGCCACGGGGATCGACGATCTGGACCTCGGTCACTAA
- a CDS encoding Hsp70 family protein, giving the protein MRYVLGIHLGATRVSAAVCRYRSDGWSPAEVIPLGGPTPWEESVLHVSERGDLLVGHAALQRSATEPERVTRAPLHRTGDPVPFVLGGLSYPAESLAAGMIGWIADRVAEAEAAHAERIVVTHPPGWSAYRRGLLHEALDAAELPGVLALPSPVAAAECHLARPDVEDVEPGRLLAVCAIGGVHVETALLRRTPVGVELLAHHESSEHAAGGRIDDLLVRYVLDRTNVDSGDPYAMGRLRASVVAAKERLSTTTDVLLTDTVSLSRQEFEELAAPVLRSAVGKLRSLLANVPEGQLAAALLVGGSARIPLVARLARTMLPCPVVVDDDPGTTRCRGAALVARPRPRPRPRAAPEPEPERPRIAETGSALVPDLDAAPAWYERPSRGADLEPPPQRPPVEITPLEPPRRRFSLVRGRGSTDDRNEER; this is encoded by the coding sequence ATGCGTTATGTGCTGGGGATACACCTCGGTGCCACCCGCGTGAGCGCGGCCGTGTGCCGGTACCGCAGCGACGGTTGGAGCCCCGCAGAGGTGATCCCCCTCGGGGGTCCCACCCCGTGGGAGGAATCCGTCCTGCACGTCTCCGAGCGCGGTGACCTGTTGGTGGGACATGCCGCCCTGCAACGGAGTGCGACAGAACCCGAACGGGTGACCCGCGCGCCCTTGCACCGCACCGGTGACCCCGTTCCGTTCGTGTTGGGCGGCCTCTCCTACCCGGCGGAGAGCCTCGCGGCCGGAATGATCGGCTGGATCGCCGACCGCGTCGCCGAGGCCGAGGCCGCCCACGCCGAACGCATCGTCGTCACTCATCCGCCCGGCTGGTCGGCCTATCGACGCGGGCTGCTGCACGAGGCACTCGACGCCGCCGAACTCCCCGGCGTGCTGGCGTTGCCGAGTCCGGTGGCCGCAGCTGAGTGTCACCTCGCGCGCCCGGACGTCGAGGACGTCGAACCGGGCCGGCTGCTGGCGGTCTGCGCCATCGGCGGAGTCCACGTGGAGACCGCGCTGCTGCGCCGCACACCGGTGGGCGTCGAGCTGCTCGCGCACCACGAGTCCTCGGAACACGCGGCCGGCGGCAGGATCGACGACCTCCTGGTGCGGTACGTCCTCGACCGCACGAACGTCGACAGCGGCGATCCCTACGCCATGGGCAGGTTGCGGGCCTCGGTCGTCGCGGCGAAGGAACGGCTTTCGACCACGACCGACGTGCTGCTCACCGACACGGTGTCGCTGAGCAGGCAGGAGTTCGAGGAACTCGCGGCGCCGGTGCTGCGCTCCGCCGTCGGGAAACTGCGATCCCTGCTGGCCAACGTCCCCGAGGGACAGCTCGCCGCGGCGCTTCTGGTGGGCGGAAGCGCGCGGATCCCGCTCGTCGCCCGGCTCGCACGCACCATGCTCCCCTGCCCCGTCGTGGTCGACGACGACCCCGGCACGACCCGGTGCCGGGGAGCGGCCCTGGTGGCCCGGCCGCGACCTCGCCCCCGCCCGAGAGCCGCACCCGAGCCGGAACCGGAGCGGCCGCGCATCGCCGAGACCGGCAGCGCGCTCGTTCCGGACCTGGACGCCGCGCCCGCGTGGTACGAGCGACCGAGCCGCGGCGCGGACCTCGAACCGCCACCGCAGCGACCACCGGTCGAGATCACGCCACTGGAGCCACCGCGTCGCCGGTTCTCCCTGGTACGTGGGCGCGGCTCGACCGACGACCGAAACGAGGAACGCTGA